Proteins from a single region of Pseudopedobacter saltans DSM 12145:
- a CDS encoding thioredoxin domain-containing protein: MSIPSSSSVLIRGVNIPSLALSCYLAQAGINVLLIDEESRLAKENEFVSFDSYSTDFLNEIRIKTDVNSSTKDFFKNAKEILLHKMCTVSWGTSIVRNDLGKDFQLIDLHNKIFQHQTSFFIDSEKLEINSDLNLSIKNVALFSWKIEGIINGNLNQHILTQQKIEENLLEAYALKKPNILEKFLKQKNNAFNLRESKLNLHLSQQRIIEAGDLLPNLAVFDERLKQETNFYNWCKFGEFHLLILGSTSQHNLFNVAKWIKSNFPLRLFYLPNSESNEQIFDYFSVIEGEKKLIIVRPDRYIGLILDRLDLEVLENYLANVLQLQTKGKPISQKLIGSNIIENYP; encoded by the coding sequence ATGAGTATCCCTTCAAGTTCTTCGGTATTAATAAGAGGCGTAAATATCCCTTCATTGGCTTTGAGCTGCTATTTAGCACAAGCCGGCATCAACGTACTTTTAATTGATGAAGAATCTCGTCTGGCTAAAGAAAACGAATTCGTTTCTTTTGATAGTTATTCTACAGATTTTTTGAATGAGATCAGAATCAAGACAGACGTAAACAGCTCGACAAAGGACTTCTTTAAAAACGCTAAAGAGATATTATTGCACAAAATGTGCACTGTAAGCTGGGGAACAAGCATCGTCCGAAATGACCTCGGAAAAGATTTTCAACTGATAGATCTTCACAACAAGATATTTCAACATCAGACTTCTTTTTTTATTGATTCTGAAAAGCTGGAAATCAATTCGGACCTAAACCTATCTATTAAAAATGTCGCTCTTTTTTCCTGGAAAATTGAAGGGATCATCAATGGAAATTTAAATCAGCACATTTTAACACAACAAAAAATTGAAGAAAACTTGCTGGAGGCTTATGCGTTAAAGAAGCCCAATATTTTAGAAAAGTTTCTCAAACAAAAAAATAATGCTTTCAATTTAAGGGAAAGCAAGTTAAATCTCCATCTAAGCCAGCAAAGGATTATAGAAGCCGGAGATTTGCTACCTAATCTGGCCGTTTTTGACGAGCGACTAAAACAGGAAACTAATTTTTACAACTGGTGTAAATTTGGAGAATTTCATCTGCTTATTTTAGGTTCGACATCTCAACACAATCTATTCAACGTTGCGAAATGGATAAAATCCAATTTCCCGTTAAGGTTGTTTTATTTACCTAACTCGGAAAGCAACGAGCAAATATTCGACTATTTTAGCGTAATCGAAGGCGAGAAAAAACTGATTATTGTAAGGCCCGACAGGTATATCGGATTAATTCTGGATCGCCTGGATTTGGAAGTTCTGGAAAATTACCTCGCCAACGTTTTGCAATTGCAGACAAAAGGAAAGCCAATAAGCCAAAAACTCATTGGCTCCAATATCATTGAAAATTACCCGTGA
- the miaE gene encoding tRNA-(ms[2]io[6]A)-hydroxylase, with protein MSEKTMFKLQLPTDPFWVKNVVESNIEELLTDHAFCEQKAASNAITLIVQNPELSDLVQEMALLVQEEMDHFKRVHDIILQRGYTLGRERKDDYVNELIKFLKKGGGQARKTESLVDRLLFAAMIEARSCERFKVLSENVADQELSEFYHELMISEANHYTLFIGLARKYGEGIDVDQRWKEWLDYEGQVIQNYGKKETIHG; from the coding sequence ATGAGTGAGAAAACGATGTTTAAACTGCAACTACCTACTGATCCGTTTTGGGTTAAAAATGTAGTTGAAAGCAATATAGAGGAGTTATTGACAGATCACGCTTTTTGCGAACAAAAAGCAGCGTCCAATGCTATCACTTTAATTGTACAGAATCCTGAACTTTCAGATCTGGTACAGGAGATGGCTTTACTAGTGCAGGAAGAAATGGACCATTTCAAAAGAGTTCACGATATTATTCTGCAAAGAGGGTATACACTTGGGAGAGAACGTAAGGATGATTATGTGAATGAGCTGATTAAATTTCTTAAGAAAGGCGGAGGGCAGGCCAGAAAGACAGAAAGTTTGGTGGATAGACTTTTATTTGCCGCGATGATAGAGGCCAGAAGCTGCGAGCGTTTTAAAGTGCTTTCTGAAAATGTGGCAGATCAGGAGCTTTCTGAGTTCTATCATGAGCTGATGATTTCAGAAGCAAACCATTATACACTTTTTATCGGCTTGGCCAGAAAATATGGAGAAGGCATAGATGTGGATCAGCGTTGGAAAGAATGGCTTGATTACGAAGGGCAGGTAATCCAAAATTACGGTAAGAAAGAAACCATTCACGGGTAA
- the nadD gene encoding nicotinate (nicotinamide) nucleotide adenylyltransferase yields the protein MKIGLFFGSFNPIHMGHLIIANYMANHTDLDKVWLVVSPHNPLKEKKDLIHVYDRLEMAKLAIEKAENIEVSDVELRLPQPSYTIDTLTHLKDIYPEHNFVLIMGSDNLRTLNKWKNYELILRDYQIFVYPRPEYDGGELAKHPSVTITDTPLMELSSTFIRKSIHDKKDVRFFIPDNVFDFIDSKGLYS from the coding sequence ATGAAAATAGGTTTGTTTTTTGGTTCTTTTAACCCCATTCATATGGGGCATTTGATTATAGCTAATTATATGGCCAACCATACCGATTTGGATAAAGTTTGGTTAGTTGTTTCTCCACATAATCCTTTAAAGGAGAAGAAAGACCTGATTCATGTTTATGACAGGTTGGAGATGGCCAAACTTGCAATAGAAAAGGCTGAAAATATTGAGGTGAGTGATGTAGAGCTACGTTTGCCTCAACCTTCCTATACAATAGATACCTTAACGCATTTAAAAGATATCTATCCCGAACATAATTTTGTTTTAATCATGGGAAGTGATAATTTAAGAACTTTGAACAAGTGGAAGAATTACGAGCTTATTTTAAGGGATTATCAGATTTTTGTATATCCAAGGCCTGAATATGATGGAGGAGAATTGGCTAAGCATCCATCGGTTACGATAACCGATACGCCGTTAATGGAGCTTTCTTCCACTTTCATCAGGAAATCAATCCATGATAAAAAAGATGTACGCTTTTTTATTCCGGATAATGTATTTGATTTTATAGATAGTAAAGGTTTATATAGCTAA
- the gmk gene encoding guanylate kinase: protein MKQGKLIIFSAPSGAGKTTIVHHLLNKFPDKISFSISATTRSARGQEVDGKDYYFISNEDFLHKVAKHEFVEFEEVYTGTFYGTLKSEIQRIWDEGKHVIFDIDVEGGLRLKKKYGENALAIFVQPPSLDVLKQRLAGRGTDSEEKLKERFAKAEKELAYSPKFDVQLKNFDLEIACKEAEDLLLNFIG, encoded by the coding sequence ATGAAACAAGGTAAATTAATCATATTTTCTGCGCCGTCGGGAGCAGGTAAAACCACTATAGTACATCATCTATTAAATAAATTTCCAGATAAAATATCCTTCTCCATATCCGCGACAACCAGAAGTGCCAGAGGGCAGGAAGTAGACGGAAAAGATTATTATTTTATTAGTAATGAAGACTTTCTACATAAAGTAGCCAAACACGAGTTTGTAGAATTTGAAGAAGTTTATACCGGCACATTTTACGGAACATTGAAAAGTGAGATTCAAAGGATATGGGACGAAGGCAAGCATGTGATTTTTGATATTGATGTTGAAGGTGGCTTGCGTTTGAAAAAAAAATATGGAGAGAATGCTTTAGCCATATTTGTACAACCTCCGTCTCTTGATGTTTTGAAACAGCGTCTGGCTGGAAGAGGTACCGATTCTGAAGAGAAATTAAAAGAGCGTTTTGCTAAGGCAGAAAAAGAACTGGCTTATTCGCCTAAATTTGATGTGCAATTGAAAAACTTCGATTTAGAAATAGCTTGTAAAGAAGCAGAAGATTTGTTGTTAAATTTTATCGGATAA
- a CDS encoding YicC/YloC family endoribonuclease codes for MIKSMTGYGVASTDIAGGKYTVEIKSLNSKFLELNLKLPKAYSEKEFFLRNECNRLIERGKATVSIINENSSVEAKSGAINHELLKFYYKELKQTATALGEDSSNLLSLTLGLPEVIKFDEAAISEEEWKSVLDVFYQAIQNFQNFRETEGKELEKDLILRIQNILAYLEEIEVHEPKRVPVFRERLDNYLKDAVGKEMVDYNRLEQELIYFVDKFDITEEKVRLRTHCSYFIQTLEQKDASGKKLGFISQEIGREVNTMGSKANDANIQKLVVGMKEELEKIKEQLLNVL; via the coding sequence ATGATAAAATCAATGACAGGCTACGGAGTCGCATCTACAGATATTGCAGGCGGCAAATACACCGTAGAAATCAAGTCTCTGAATAGTAAATTTCTGGAATTAAATCTTAAGCTTCCTAAAGCATACTCAGAAAAAGAATTCTTTTTAAGGAATGAGTGTAACAGACTAATTGAGCGTGGTAAAGCGACGGTGTCAATAATTAATGAGAATAGCAGTGTAGAAGCTAAATCCGGCGCCATTAATCATGAATTATTAAAGTTTTATTATAAGGAACTAAAGCAAACAGCTACAGCGTTAGGTGAAGACAGCAGTAATTTGTTAAGCCTTACGTTAGGTTTGCCAGAGGTGATAAAGTTTGATGAAGCAGCTATTTCCGAAGAAGAGTGGAAATCCGTACTGGATGTATTTTATCAGGCAATACAGAATTTTCAGAATTTTAGAGAAACTGAAGGTAAAGAGCTTGAGAAAGATCTGATCCTAAGGATTCAAAATATTCTGGCTTATCTTGAAGAAATAGAAGTTCATGAGCCAAAAAGAGTACCTGTCTTTAGGGAAAGGTTAGATAATTATCTTAAAGACGCAGTTGGGAAAGAGATGGTTGATTATAACAGGTTAGAACAGGAACTGATTTATTTCGTTGATAAATTTGATATTACCGAAGAAAAAGTTCGCTTAAGAACGCATTGTAGCTATTTCATCCAAACTTTGGAGCAAAAGGATGCAAGTGGTAAAAAGCTCGGATTTATTTCGCAGGAAATAGGAAGAGAGGTGAATACAATGGGATCCAAGGCGAATGATGCCAATATCCAGAAACTGGTTGTGGGGATGAAAGAAGAATTAGAGAAAATAAAAGAGCAGTTGTTAAATGTATTGTAG
- a CDS encoding DUF6252 family protein, with translation MKTIKTKLILFILSCTLLTTGMKCKKDSQHLNNDQLPAVTQNGANTFGFLLNGEVWLPKGGLLDQKLDLSYDPNYKGGSFGIFANRYLSSKDKMKLSIGLTGVNNTGTYYFNNNGIIYDDSKSNCYYYENRIVSGSITITKIDLTNKFISGTFEFKLEKDGCPTINATQGRFDLKIE, from the coding sequence ATGAAAACTATTAAAACAAAACTTATTCTGTTTATTTTGAGCTGTACGCTACTGACAACAGGTATGAAGTGCAAAAAAGACAGCCAACATCTAAATAATGATCAGTTGCCTGCTGTTACTCAAAACGGTGCAAATACTTTTGGTTTTTTGCTGAATGGGGAGGTTTGGCTGCCGAAAGGAGGATTATTAGACCAAAAACTTGATTTGTCATATGATCCTAATTATAAGGGTGGGTCTTTCGGTATTTTTGCCAATAGATATTTGTCTAGTAAAGATAAAATGAAACTAAGCATTGGATTGACAGGTGTAAATAATACAGGCACCTATTATTTTAATAATAATGGAATAATATATGATGACAGTAAATCGAACTGTTATTACTACGAAAATAGAATAGTCTCCGGTTCAATTACCATTACCAAAATAGACTTAACCAATAAATTTATTTCCGGCACATTTGAATTTAAACTTGAAAAAGACGGTTGCCCAACCATTAATGCTACACAGGGTCGTTTTGATTTAAAAATAGAATAA
- a CDS encoding DUF6252 family protein codes for MKTLKTKLILIILGCTLITGMKCKKDNQQLSHDQLPAITQNGANTFGFLLNGVVWLPKTPLLMERLDLTYDPNYKEGSLGIIANRYLSEESEMRISIGLTGVNKTGIYYFNNNGVIYSDSKSNCYYYENRIVSGSMTITKIDLTNKFISGTFEFKLEKDGCPTINATQGRFDLKIE; via the coding sequence ATGAAAACTCTTAAAACCAAACTTATCCTGATTATTTTGGGCTGTACGCTAATAACAGGCATGAAATGTAAAAAGGATAACCAACAGCTAAGTCACGACCAATTGCCAGCCATTACTCAAAATGGCGCAAATACATTTGGTTTTTTACTGAATGGGGTGGTTTGGCTGCCTAAGACACCGTTATTAATGGAAAGATTAGATTTGACTTACGACCCTAATTATAAGGAAGGGTCTTTAGGTATTATTGCTAATAGATACCTATCAGAAGAAAGTGAAATGAGGATTAGTATAGGTTTAACAGGTGTAAATAAGACTGGTATATATTATTTTAATAATAATGGAGTTATTTATAGTGACAGTAAATCAAATTGTTATTATTACGAAAATAGAATAGTCTCCGGTTCAATGACCATTACCAAAATAGACTTAACAAATAAATTCATCTCTGGCACATTCGAATTCAAATTGGAAAAAGACGGTTGCCCAACCATTAATGCCACACAGGGTCGTTTTGATTTAAAAATAGAATAA
- a CDS encoding lipase family protein — MPQEILRWYLSPICFFSNSTLTVSALYIDFDDGNGYQTAGWNAVLYPGYTTPGTKNIKLKIVMSNSNQYECYAPVTVANIPALERYSSSPPTPVYFNATGNHSGGRAFVRYSSSNSTSYLKKPLIVVEGFDAAQIAPNLAGRNYTYSHFVEALSRVSDLGYDFNYQLDDIAGYDLVFIDYNYGTDDIVRNANLFKAVLNWVNADKALGGSTQQNVVLGISMGGLVARYGLAHMTKNNEVTDTRLLITHDSPHQGANVPVGLQEIALNIGRVNLMGYNIDKVMPEYAEVKALIAEPATKQLLMYRVEVHENQLFPYFNFLNYYYSTIEQNTWLTSVYRPMVTFSTSDPQPTYRFIATSQGSECGTQLFSPGAKLLNVQGNAAGILMPFLGVYSKANASIEAHALPNIGASNQIAKIDIWVKKYFLGIRIDKDVFKYTKTINNS; from the coding sequence TTGCCACAGGAAATTTTGCGCTGGTATTTAAGCCCAATCTGTTTTTTTAGTAATAGTACTTTAACGGTAAGCGCATTATATATAGATTTTGATGATGGCAACGGTTACCAAACTGCCGGTTGGAACGCTGTGCTATACCCTGGTTATACCACACCGGGTACTAAAAATATTAAGTTGAAGATAGTGATGAGCAACAGTAACCAGTACGAGTGCTATGCGCCTGTTACCGTAGCTAATATCCCTGCATTGGAACGCTACTCTTCTTCGCCACCGACACCGGTGTACTTTAATGCAACAGGAAACCACAGCGGCGGCAGGGCTTTTGTACGCTATAGTAGCAGTAATAGCACCAGCTATCTAAAAAAACCTTTGATTGTAGTAGAGGGCTTTGATGCAGCACAAATTGCCCCGAATTTAGCTGGAAGAAATTATACTTATAGCCATTTTGTTGAAGCTTTAAGTAGAGTTTCAGATTTAGGTTACGACTTCAACTATCAGTTAGATGACATTGCTGGTTATGATTTGGTTTTTATAGACTATAACTACGGTACAGATGATATAGTCAGAAATGCCAATTTATTTAAGGCGGTACTTAACTGGGTAAATGCAGACAAAGCTTTGGGCGGCAGTACCCAGCAAAATGTAGTATTGGGTATTAGCATGGGCGGTTTGGTAGCTCGTTATGGTCTGGCACACATGACCAAGAATAATGAGGTCACAGACACCCGTTTGCTTATTACACATGATAGTCCTCATCAGGGTGCCAATGTACCGGTTGGGCTGCAAGAAATTGCCCTAAATATAGGAAGGGTAAATCTCATGGGTTACAACATAGATAAGGTGATGCCAGAATATGCAGAGGTTAAGGCTTTAATAGCAGAACCTGCTACCAAACAATTATTAATGTATAGGGTAGAGGTACATGAAAATCAATTATTCCCATATTTTAACTTTTTAAATTACTATTACTCCACCATAGAACAAAATACCTGGTTGACCAGCGTGTACAGACCTATGGTAACTTTTTCTACCTCAGACCCACAACCAACCTACCGGTTTATAGCTACTAGTCAAGGTTCAGAATGTGGAACCCAGTTATTTAGTCCCGGTGCTAAGCTGCTTAATGTACAGGGCAATGCTGCTGGGATTTTGATGCCATTTTTAGGTGTTTACAGTAAGGCAAATGCCAGCATAGAAGCCCACGCACTTCCTAACATTGGTGCTAGCAATCAAATCGCAAAAATAGATATTTGGGTAAAAAAATACTTTTTAGGGATTAGGATAGATAAAGACGTCTTTAAATATACTAAGACTATAAACAACTCCTAA